From Miscanthus floridulus cultivar M001 chromosome 15, ASM1932011v1, whole genome shotgun sequence, the proteins below share one genomic window:
- the LOC136507589 gene encoding uncharacterized protein — MLIHAACACAAGKTPWKRLTHELRRCCTSPRAPLETGRVEQNALAMLLRLGIARRSTRARCVSVHGVFRTFGRKIGSGRVARAVVETIAEQGGGAAQHADDHTWAACLSLFRFEAPDVSVELPPSELARFITRSALPLAARCVTGYSAYGAALELLREATDVILQAEDLYIGAPRRINDRKYVAIDPKVYRELAQARAELLVMRARIMLRAGERAIAEDHCLSAIGLLEVAYGDCHPETLVARAFLEQAASEGNTEEPRGVALLPVEEKWKQTVPSSLAVCHRFLQRWGLMV; from the exons ATGTTGATACACGCCGCCTGCGCGTGCGCGGCCGGGAAGACGCCGTGGAAGCGCTTGACGCACGAGCTCCGGCGATGCTGCACCTCGCCGCGCGCGCCACTGGAAACCGGCCGCGTCGAGCAGAACGCGCTGGCAATGCTGCTGCGCCTTGGGATCGCCCGGCGGAGCACGCGGGCCAGGTGTGTCTCTGTGCACGGTGTGTTCCGAACCTTCGGCCGCAAGATCGGCTCTGGCCGAGTCGCCCGTGCCGTCGTGGAGACCATCGCCGAGCAGGGTGGGGGCGCGGCGCAACACGCCGACGACCACACGTGGGCGGCGTGCCTGTCTCTGTTCAGGTTCGAGGCGCCTGACGTGTCagtggagctgccgccgtcggagCTCGCGCGGTTCATCACGCGCTCCGCGCTACCGCTCGCCGCACGCTGCGTGACTGGGTACTCTGCGTATGGCGCCGCGCTCGAGCTACTCCGGGAAGCCACCGACGTCATCCTCCAGGCCGAGGACTTGTACATCGGCGCGCCTCGCCGGATTAACGATCGCAAGTACGTGGCGATCGACCCGAAGGTATACAGGGAGCTCGCCCAAGCGAGGGCGGAGCTCCTCGTGATGCGGGCAAGGATTATGCTGAGGGCCGGAGAGCGCGCCATCGCCGAGGACCACTGCCTGTCGGCGATTGGCCTCCTAGAGGTAGCCTACGGCGACTGCCACCCTGAGACGCTGGTGGCCAGGGCTTTCTTGGAGCAGGCCGCAAGCGAGGGCAACACAGAGGAGCCACGCGGCGTCGCTCTCCTACCTGTG GAAGAGAAATGGAAACAAACTGTACCTAGCAGCCTAGCAGTGTGCCACCGGTTCTTGCAGAGGTGGGGGCTCATGGTTTAG
- the LOC136507907 gene encoding phosphatidylinositol:ceramide inositolphosphotransferase-like: MSPFYLARGASKLVRRITSETSVELKILSDKWRLLLAGLIFQYIHGLAAHGVHYLHRPGPTLQDLGFMILPELGKERGYISETLFTFIFLTFVLWTFHPFILQTKRFYTVLIWRRVLAFLCASQFLRIITFYATQLPGPNYHCHEGSPLARLPPPHNAAEVLLINFPKGVIYGCGDLIFSSHMIFTLVFVITYQKYGSIRFCKMLAWCIAIAQSLLIISSRKHYSVDVVVAWYTVNLVVFFVDKKLTELPDRSVGYTSVLPVSSKDKDTKLKEENTRLLNGNSMDSADRRPRTQMNGKQIENESHVDSETVKT, translated from the exons ATGTCGCCCTTCTACCTCGCTCGCGGTGCTTCCAAG CTAGTGAGAAGGATTACCTCGGAGACATCAGTCGAGCTCAAGATTCTCTCTGATAAATGGCGGCTTCTCCTCGCTGGCCTCATTTTCCAG TACATCCATGGTTTGGCCGCTCATGGGGTTCATTACTTGCACCGGCCGGGGCCCACCCTTCAAGATCTTGGCTTCATGATTCTTCCG GAGCTTGGGAAAGAAAGGGGTTACATCAGTGAGACATTGTTTACATTCATCTTCCTCACCTTTGTATTG TGGACATTTCATCCTTTCATCCTTCAGACTAAACGCTTCTACACTGTTCTGATATGGCGCAGGGTACTTGCCTTCTTATGT GCTTCTCAGTTTCTTCGAATAATAACATTCTATGCAACACAGCTTCCAGGACCTAATTATCATTGTCACGAG GGCTCACCTCTGGCTAGATTACCACCACCCCATAATGCAGCTGAGGTCCTTCTGATTAATT TCCCAAAAGGAGTGATTTATGGATGTGGTGACTTGATATTTTCATCCCACATGATTTTCACCCTAGTTTTTGTCATAACATACCAGAAATATGGAAGCATAAG GTTTTGTAAGATGCTTGCTTGGTGCATAGCTATTGCTCAGAGTCTTCTTATTATATCTTCTCGCAAGCATTACAGTGTTGATGTTGTTGTTGCATG GTATACTGTGAATTTGGTGGTtttctttgtggataagaagctTACAG AACTTCCTGATCGATCGGTGGGATACACATCAGTACTTCCTGTAAGTTCAAAGGATAAAGATACCAAGTTGAAAGAAGAAAATACGAGATTGCTGAATGGTAACTCTATGGATTCAGCTGATCGG AGACCACGAACACAAATGAATGGAAAGCAAATTGAGAATGAAAGCCATGTTGATAGTGAAACTGTGAAAACATGA
- the LOC136508588 gene encoding DNA replication licensing factor MCM7-like: protein MNMVEIKNRHRKNKPKERQKYLAGRHIGHQPRSAERPDYGPQCISPLVLSNKPKPTTSQPTRGPGPTCSSRHAALCLPAKNPPLIPLFPPFPRPFCRLPTAAPPLFSASHHLLAAATAVPITAAGMKNPDFAADKALAKDFLSNFAGPHGEPKYLTILQDVANRKIRAVQIELDDMFHYKDIDEEFLQRVTENARRYIGVFAEAMDEIMPEPTEAYTVDEDRDILMTQRVDEGADGGADGTDPLQRMPPEIKRFFEVYIKTFSKATPLTIRQVKASNIGQLVKISGIVTRCSDVKPLMQVAVYTCEECGFEIYQEVTARVFMPLIECPSQRCKLNKAKGNLILQLRASKFLKFQEVKLQELAEHVPKGHIPRSLTVHLRGELTRKVAPGDVVEMSGIFLPMPYYGFRAMRAGLVADTYLEAMSVTHFKKKYEEYELKGDEQEQIDRLAEDGDIYSKLARSLAPEIFGHEDVKKALLLLLVGAPHRKLADGMKIRGDLHICMMGDPGVAKSQLLKHIINVAPRGVYTTGRGSSGVGLTAAVQKDPVTNEFVLEGGALVLADMGICAIDEFDKMEESDRTAIHEVMEQQTVSIAKAGITTSLNARTAILAAANPAWGRYDMRRTPAENINLPPALLSRFDLLWLILDRADMETDLEMARHVVHVHQNLESPALGFTPLEPSVLRAYISAARRVIPSVPRELEEYIATAYSSIRQEEAKSNAPTSYTTIRTLLSILRISIALARLRFSETVAQSDVDEALRLMQMSKYSLYSDDRQRSGLDAISDIYSILRDEAARTSSMDVRYAHALNLISRKGYSEAQLKECLEEYASLNVWQIHPSTFDIHFIDA from the exons ATGAATATGGTAGAAATCAAAAATCGCCACAGGAAAAATAAACCAAAAGAGCGCCAAAAATATCTCGCGGGCAGGCACATCGGTCACCAACCACGCAGCGCAGAGCGGCCCGATTACGGCCCACAATGTATCAGCCCACTCGTGCTCTCTAATAAGCCCAAGCCCACAACATCTCAGCCCACTCGAGGTCCAGGGCCAACCTGCTCTTCCCGCCACGCCGCCCTCTGCCTTCCCGCCAAAAACCCTCCTCTTATTCCCCTCTTCCCGCCGTTCCCCCGACCATTTTGCCGCCTCCCCACAGCCGCGCCCCCGCTCTTCTCCGCCTCCCAccacctcctcgccgccgccaccgccgttccAATCACAGCCGCCGGGATGAAGAACCCCGACTTCGCTGCAGACAAAG CGCTCGCCAAGGACTTCCTGTCCAACTTCGCCGGTCCTCACGGCGAGCCCAAATACCTGACCATCCTG CAAGATGTCGCGAACAGGAAGATACGCGCGGTCCAGATCGAGCTGGATGACATGTTCCAT TATAAGGATATCGACGAGGAGTTCTTGCAGCGTGTCACTGAGAACGCGCGGCGCTACATCGGCGTCTTCGCGGAGGCCATGGACGAGATCATGCCGGAGCCCACAGAGGCGTACACCGTCGACGAGGACAGGGACATCCTCATGACGCAGCGTGTGGATGAGGGGGCCGACGGCGGCGCGGACGGCACGGACCCGCTGCAGAGAATGCCACCAGAGATCAAACGGTTTTT TGAGGTTTACATCAAGACATTCTCAAAAGCGACTCCGCTCACCATTAGGCAAGTAAAGGCATCCAACATTGGGCAGCTTGTGAAAATATCTGGGATTGTTACTCGCTGCTCGGATGTGAAGCCCTTGATGCAGGTTGCTGTTTATACATGTGAAGAATGTGGATTTGAGATATACCAG GAAGTGACTGCTAGAGTGTTTATGCCCCTCATTGAATGTCCATCTCAACGATGCAAGCTGAACAAAGCAAAGGGGAATCTAATCCTTCAACTGCGTGCATCAAAGTTTTTGAAATTTCAGGAG GTGAAGCTTCAAGAGTTAGCAGAACATGTACCAAAAGGCCACATTCCTCGTTCTCTGACTGTTCATCTAAGAGGAGAGCTGACTAGAAAG GTTGCACCTGGAGATGTGGTTGAGATGTCGGGCATTTTTCTCCCTATGCCATACTACGGGTTTAGAGCGATGCGTGCAGGATTAGTTGCTGATACTTACTTGGAAGCAATGTCTGTCACCCATTTCAAGAAAAAATATGAGGA GTATGAACTAAAAGGTGATGAACAGGAACAAATTGACCGATTGGCTGAGGATGGTGATATCTACAGTAAGTTGGCAAGGTCCTTGGCACCTGAAATATTTGGCCATGAAGATGTCAAAAAAGCACTGCTGTTACTACTTGTTGGTGCACCCCATCGGAAGCTTGCAGATGGTATGAAG ATCAGAGGAGACCTGCATATATGCATGATGGGAGATCCTGGTGTTGCAAAGAGTCAACTTCTGAAGCATATTATCAATGTTGCACCAAGAGGAGTGTACACCACTGGACGTGGGAGCAGTGGTGTTGGTCTTACCGCTGCCGTCCAGAAAGATCCAGTAACAAATGAGTTTGTCCTCGAGGGTGGAGCACTG GTACTGGCAGATATGGGCATTTGTGCTATAGATGAGTTTGACAAGATGGAAGAGTCAGACAGGACAGCGATTCATGAGGTAATGGAGCAGCAAACAGTTAGCATTGCCAAGGCTGGCATCACCACCTCTCTTAATGCGAGAACTGCAATTCTGGCTGCTGCAAATCCAGCATG GGGAAGGTACGATATGAGGAGGACTCCAGCAGAAAATATAAATCTACCTCCAGCACTTCTGTCTCGTTTCGACCTCCTTTGGTTGATCCTGGATCGTGCAGACATGGAAACTGATCTTGAAATGGCAAGACACGTTGTTCATGTGCATCAAAATCTTGAATCACCAGCGCTGGGGTTCACACCACTTGAGCCATCTGTACTCAG AGCATACATATCTGCTGCTAGAAGAGTCATTCCTTCTGTTCCTAGAGAGCTCGAGGAATACATTGCAACTGCATATTCCAGCATCCGCCAAGAGGAGGCAAAGTCAAATGCACCAACCTCCTACACAACTATCAGGACACTTTTGAGCATACTCCGTATTTCTATT GCCTTGGCAAGACTTAGGTTTTCAGAAACTGTGGCTCAGAGTGATGTCGACGAAGCACTGCGACTGATGCAAATGTCCAAGTACTCGTTATACTCAGATGACCGCCAACGGTCTGGCCTTGATGCAATATCTGACATATATTCTATCCTGAGAGACGAAGCTGCTAGGACGAGCAGCATGGATGTGAGATATGCTCATGCTCTTAACTTGATCTCCAGAAAG GGATACAGCGAGGCTCAATTGAAGGAGTGCTTGGAGGAATACGCTTCCCTGAATGTGTGGCAGATCCATCCAAGCACCTTTGACATCCACTTCATCGATGCCTGA
- the LOC136508415 gene encoding uncharacterized protein, with product MGSSSKVVRPEEVLESLKNDGSIDVLRMKIIAQLKANEDMKKNTMMMVEQSKVLNTPGAEKKTKRELFDALRQELETPVLEKGSKAVWELILDNGGLGKEITETVEKVFCRLSGIDMMPPPPSAAGAHQEKDDMAVDEVAKSKEVDTFEPSSSRKRPFSNINRKGVGALPNGSATDQHDESEDSDQKI from the exons ATGGGGTCGTCGTCGAAGGTGGTGCGGCCGGAGGAGGTGCTGGAGTCGCTGAAGAACGACGGCAGCATCGACGTGCTCCGCATGAAGATCATCGCCCAGCTCAAGGCCAAC GAAGATATGAAGAAAAACACTATGATGATGGTGGAGCAAAGCAAGGTACTGAACACTCCTGGAGCTGAGAAAAAGACCAAGAGGGAGTTGTTTGATGCACTTCGACAAGAACTGGA GACTCCAGTCCTTGAGAAAGGCTCCAAGGCAGTTTGGGAGCTGATTCTAGACAATGGTGGATTAGGGAAAGAGATAACCGAAACAGTTGAGAAAGTCTTCTGCCGGCTCAGTGGAATCGACATGATGCCACCTCCGCCTTCAGCCGCTGGTgctcatcaagagaaagatgacatggctgttgatgaagttgcgaaGAGCAAGGAGGTGGATACTTTCGAACCATCCTCATCAAGGAAGAGACCCTTCAGCAACATCAACCGAAAAGGAGTAGGTGCTTTACCAAATGGCAGTGCTACGGACCAGCATGATGAGTCCGAGGATAGTGACCAGAAGATATGA